From Rhea pennata isolate bPtePen1 chromosome 26, bPtePen1.pri, whole genome shotgun sequence, the proteins below share one genomic window:
- the LOC134151131 gene encoding LOW QUALITY PROTEIN: olfactory receptor 6F1-like (The sequence of the model RefSeq protein was modified relative to this genomic sequence to represent the inferred CDS: deleted 1 base in 1 codon): MYILAIMGNFSIMVLVRYHPRLHTPMYFCLCNLSFLEIWYTTSCVPKALAVLLGRNPTISFANCLLQMYSVFSLGCTEYFLLAVMAYDRCLAICFPLHYNSIMNSTFLTKLTFGSWLCGFLSIAIPTYMISRLSFCGSNIINHFFCDIASWIVLSCTDTNGVELVAFIISFIVILGSCTITLVSYIYIICAILRIPSTTGQQRAFSTCSSHLTVVIIWYGSTIFLHVRPSIKDSLDMTKTVHVLNTIVTPFLNPFIYTLRNKEVKKALKRSVLLD; this comes from the exons ATGTACATCTTGGCAATCATGGGAAACTTCTCCATCATGGTCTTAGTGAGATATCATCCACGACTTCATACCCCTATGTACTTTTGCCTCTGCAACCTCTCCTTCCTAGAGATCTGGTACACCACATCTTGTGTCCCCAAAGCCCTAGCAGTCCTTCTGGGCAGAAATCCAACCATTTCCTTTGCCAATTGCCTTCTACAGATGTACTCTGTTTTCTCCTTGGGCTGCACAGAGTATTTTCTCCTGgctgtcatggcctatgaccgtTGTCTGGCAATCTGCTTCCCCCTACATTATAATTCCATCATGAATAGCACC TTTTTAACTAAGCTCACCTTTGGATCGTGGTTATGTGGTTTCCTGTCCATTGCCATACCTACATATATGATAAGTAGATTGTCCTTCTGTGGATCTAACATTATTAATCACTTTTTTTGTGACATAGCCTCATGGATAGTTCTTTCTTGCACAGATACAAATGGAGTTGAGTTGGTGGCCTTCATAATCTCATTCATTGTCATCCTTGGCTCATGTACAATAACCCTGGTCTCCTACATTTACATCATCTGTGCCATACTGAGAATACCATCAACTACGGGTCAACAAAGGGCCTTTTCCACCTGTTCTTCCCATCTCACTGTTGTGATTATTTGGTATGGTTCCACCATTTTTCTCCACGTCAGACCCTCCATAAAGGACTCACTGGATATGACTAAAACTGTCCATGTGCTTAACACTATTGTCACACCTTTCCTGAATCCTTTCATTTATACCTTGAGAAACAAAGAGgtgaaaaaagctttgaaaagatCAGTGCTTCTTGACTGA